In Penaeus chinensis breed Huanghai No. 1 chromosome 40, ASM1920278v2, whole genome shotgun sequence, one genomic interval encodes:
- the LOC125047121 gene encoding uncharacterized protein LOC125047121, which produces MVMLGEFLTGIGATLGPAGSCLLALVVLLLIFSPGGRPKNFPPGVPMVPVLGSLPFTRGTVSRPLLNSLRRKYGDLASFGIFNRKVVLVSNLKTIKEVFSQAKTASRPELFLTTVRNNLLTDGRHTFLGILGSSGELWQEQRRFVLRHLRDLGFGKTSLEPLMILEVKELMDHIALQRDKPIVMQRFFSRSIINVIWAMVMGKRYSYDDARLATLLKTFIAPADINFLSPLHFIPGVLKFAPYLPFLKKDVKPFISVTNFIKHEVEEFQQDETARNSDCLAALYLREIEEHKNEPSFFHMDQMVSVIFEMFVGGSETTSSTLTTAVYLLAKHPEVQKRVHEELDSVVDRDQLPSFSQWDQLPYTQATIHEVQRTLSLVPFNLPHETVENLTVNGYIIPKGTILIANIQDCMKDPALWRNPNEFDPRNFLDDEGNYKRNEASMPFGSGKRQCVGEPLARLELFLFFACLMQRFHFYDVVQESSSSSNPLFAAVPKYTVRAKARFYIICSVALIQCCLSRATAKTTKNELLGNINPFMVMLGEFLTGIGATLGPAGSCLLALVVLLFIFSSGGRPKNFPPGLPILPVVGSLLFTKGTVTRALLSSLRKKYGDLASFSIFSQKVVLVSNLKTIKEVFSQGKTAGRPSLFILNIRNQLLTEGNHPSLGILGSSGELWQEQRRFVLRHLRDLGFGKTSLEPLMILEVKELMDHIALQRDKPIVMQRFFNRSILNVIWAMVMGKRYSYDDDKLVTLLKTFIAPGDINFLSPLHFIPGVLKFAPYLPGFKNIVQPVRNIANFVKNELKEFRNSERAETSDCLTALYLREIEEHEGESSFFHLDQLICVIFEMFVAGSETTSSTLTTAVYLLAKHPEVQKCLQEELDRVVDRDQLPSFSQMDQLPYTMATIHEVQRTLKLVPFSLPHSVMADVTVSGYTIPKGTILIGNMEDCLVDPALWRNPNEFDPRNFLDDKGKYKRNEAFMPFGSGKRQCVGEPLARLELFLFFACVMQRFHFYDVIEEPVTNYNPLFTAPPKYSVKAKARY; this is translated from the exons ATGGTCATGTTAGGAGAATTCCTGACGGGGATCGGGGCGACTCTGGGGCCAGCGGGGTCGTGCCTGCTTGCCCTGGTGGTCCTCCTGCTCATCTTCTCTCCCGGTGGTCGTCCCAAAAACTTCCCACCAG gTGTACCGATGGTGCCAGTGTTAGGCTCCTTACCGTTTACGAGAGGAACAGTCTCGCGGCCCTTATTGAACTCGCTGAGGAGGAAGTACGGAGACCTGGCAAGTTTCGGCATTTTCAACCGGAA GGTCGTTTTGGTCAGCAACCTGAAGACCATCAAGGAAGTGTTCTCGCAGGCGAAGACAGCAAGTCGACCGGAGCTGTTTCTCACAACCGTTAGGAATAATTTACTCACGGACGGCAGACACACATTCTTAG GTATTCTTGGCTCGTCGGGAGAGCTGTGGCAGGAACAGAGGCGCTTTGTCCTGCGCCATCTGAGGGACTTGGGCTTCGGCAAGACCAGTCTGGAGCCGCTCATGATCCTCGAAGTCAAGGAGCTGATGGACCATATCGCGCTGCAGAGAGATAAGCCGATTGTCATGCAG CGCTTCTTCAGCCGGTCTATCATTAACGTGATCTGGGCGATGGTGATGGGTAAGAGGTACTCTTACGACGACGCCAGACTGGCCACCCTCCTGAAGACGTTCATCGCCCCGGCCGACATcaacttcctttctcctctccatttcatCCCCGGAGTGCTCAAGTTCGCTCCTTACTTGCCCTTCCTGAAGAAAGACGTCAAGCCATTCATCAGCGTTACCAATTTCATCAAG CACGAAGTGGAAGAATTCCAGCAGGACGAGACGGCGAGGAATAGCGACTGTCTGGCGGCCTTGTATCTGCGAGAGATTGAGGAGCACAAGAACGAGCCTTCCTTCTTTCACA TGGATCAGATGGTATCCGTGATCTTTGAAATGTTCGTTGGCGGAAGCGAGACCACGTCGAGCACCCTGACCACGGCGGTGTACCTGCTCGCCAAACACCCGGAGGTCCAGAAGCGAGTCCACGAGGAATTGGACAGCGTGGTGGACCGAGACCAGCTGCCGTCCTTCTCCCAGTGGGACCA GTTACCATACACACAAGCCACTATACATGAAGTGCAAAGGACGCTAAGCCTAGTGCCGTTCAACTTGCCTCACGAAACGGTGGAAAACCTCACTGTTAATGGCTATATCATCCCCAAAG GAACAATTCTCATCGCCAATATCCAGGACTGCATGAAAGACCCCGCCTTGTGGAGGAACCCAAATGAGTTCGACCCGAGGAACTTCCTTGATGACGAGGGGAATTACAAACGAAATGAGGCTTCTATGCCCTTTGGGTCAG GCAAGAGGCAATGCGTGGGAGAGCCCTTGGCCCGCCTggaactcttcctcttcttcgcctgtCTGATGCAGCGGTTCCACTTCTACGACGTGGTCCAGGAATCCTCCAGCAGCAGCAACCCACTCTTCGCAGCCGTGCCGAAGTACACAGTGAGGGCTAAAGCGAGATTCT ACATAATTTGCAGTGTAGCTCTCATCCAATGCTGTCTAAGCAGAGCAACTGCGA aaaccactaaaaatgaactgctgggtaatatcaatC CATTCATGGTCATGTTAGGAGAATTCCTGACCGGGATCGGGGCGACTCTGGGGCCAGCGGGGTCGTGCCTGCTTGCCCTGGTGGTCCTCCTGTTCATCTTCTCTTCCGGTGGTCGTCCCAAAAACTTCCCACCAG GCCTGCCGATACTTCCCGTTGTGGGCTCCTTGCTCTTCACGAAGGGAACGGTCACGAGGGCTTTACTTAGTTCCTTGAGGAAGAAGTACGGAGATCTGGCAAGCTTCAGTATCTTCAGTCAGAA GGTTGTTTTAGTCAGCAACTTGAAGACTATTAAGGAAGTGTTCTCGCAGGGGAAGACAGCAGGGCGCCCTTCGTTGTTTATTCTTAACATCAGAAACCAATTGCTTACAGAAGGAAACCACCCATCTCTTG GGATTCTTGGGTCGTCGGGAGAGCTGTGGCAGGAACAGAGGCGTTTCGTCCTGCGCCATCTGAGGGACTTGGGCTTCGGCAAGACCAGTCTGGAGCCGCTCATGATCCTCGAAGTCAAGGAGCTGATGGACCATATCGCGCTGCAGAGAGATAAGCCGATTGTCATGCAG CGCTTCTTCAACCGATCCATCCTGAACGTGATCTGGGCGATGGTGATGGGCAAGAGGTACTCCTACGACGACGATAAACTGGTCACCCTCCTGAAGACGTTCATCGCTCCGGGTGACAtcaacttcctctctcctctccacttcatcCCCGGAGTGCTCAAGTTTGCTCCGTACTTGCCCGGTTTCAAGAATATAGTTCAGCCGGTTAGGAACATTGCCAACTTCGTCAAG AATGAGCTGAAGGAATTCAGAAACAGCGAACGAGCAGAGACGAGCGATTGTCTGACGGCTCTGTATCTGCGAGAAATCGAGGAGCACGAAGGCGAATCTTCCTTCTTCCACT TGGATCAGCTAATATGTGTGATTTTCGAAATGTTTGTTGCGGGAAGTGAGACGACATCAAGCACACTGACCACGGCGGTGTACTTGCTCGCCAAACACCCGGAGGTCCAAAAATGCCTCCAAGAGGAACTGGACAGGGTGGTGGACAGAGATCAGCTGCCGTCCTTCTCCCAGATGGACCA GTTGCCGTACACAATGGCCACCATACACGAGGTGCAAAGGACATTAAAGCTCGTGCCATTTAGTCTCCCACACTCTGTGATGGCAGATGTCACAGTCAGTGGCTACACGATTCCTAAAG GAACAATTCTTATTGGCAACATGGAAGACTGTTTGGTGGATCCAGCTTTGTGGAGGAACCCGAATGAGTTCGACCCAAGGAACTTCCTCGACGATAAGGGGAAATACAAACGAAATGAGGCTTTCATGCCTTTTGGGTCAG GCAAGAGGCAGTGCGTAGGAGAGCCCTTGGCCCGCCTcgaactcttcctcttcttcgcctgtGTGATGCAGCGCTTCCACTTCTACGATGTGATCGAGGAACCCGTCACCAATTACAACCCGCTCTTCACGGCGCCACCAAAGTATAGTGTGAAAGCAAAAGCCAGATACTGA